In Terriglobus sp. TAA 43, a single window of DNA contains:
- the ribB gene encoding 3,4-dihydroxy-2-butanone-4-phosphate synthase, whose amino-acid sequence MPESPFVDVPEALRQFAAGKMIVVVDDEDRENEGDLTLAAEHVTPEAINFMAKYGRGLICLTLTEERADYLRLMPMAAENTSRFGTAFTESIEAREGVTTGISAADRAHTILTAVNPGSTAADLARPGHVFPLRARKGGVLVRAGQTEASVDLARMSGLIPAGVICEIMNEDGTMARVPDLVSFCREHDMAMLTVAELIRYRLQHERYIHREAETLLRTPWGEFRTIAYASDVEEGESHLALVMGDVTAAGGAEVPLVRVHTHCLAGGIFCHDSCDCRQSIETALRRIGEEGRGALVYLHNGSRGFGIDRTVTPPRMVLHRDGIARGKDQTQTLRHTGIGGQILSDLGIHRLRLLVSRPTHVPALQGFGVEIVEQVLMGEAVKAV is encoded by the coding sequence ATGCCTGAGAGCCCGTTTGTCGACGTACCGGAAGCGCTGCGACAGTTTGCCGCAGGGAAGATGATTGTTGTGGTGGACGATGAAGACCGCGAAAACGAGGGCGACCTGACCCTTGCGGCGGAACACGTTACACCCGAGGCGATCAACTTCATGGCGAAGTATGGACGCGGACTGATCTGCCTGACGCTGACAGAAGAGCGCGCCGATTATCTCCGACTGATGCCCATGGCCGCCGAAAACACCTCCCGCTTTGGTACGGCATTTACGGAGAGCATCGAGGCCCGCGAAGGCGTGACGACTGGCATTTCCGCCGCAGACCGGGCACATACGATTCTCACGGCGGTAAATCCGGGAAGCACCGCGGCTGATCTGGCACGACCGGGTCACGTTTTTCCGCTCCGCGCTCGCAAAGGCGGCGTGCTGGTACGCGCGGGACAGACGGAAGCGTCGGTTGATTTGGCTCGCATGTCCGGATTGATTCCTGCGGGCGTGATCTGCGAAATCATGAACGAAGACGGCACCATGGCGCGGGTGCCAGACCTTGTGTCGTTCTGCCGCGAACACGATATGGCCATGCTGACCGTTGCGGAGTTGATTCGTTACAGGTTGCAGCATGAGCGGTACATCCATCGCGAGGCGGAGACGCTATTGCGTACCCCCTGGGGTGAGTTCCGCACGATTGCCTATGCCAGCGACGTCGAGGAGGGGGAAAGCCACCTCGCACTGGTTATGGGCGACGTCACGGCTGCGGGCGGCGCGGAAGTGCCACTGGTTCGTGTGCACACGCATTGTCTGGCTGGCGGCATCTTTTGCCACGATAGCTGCGACTGCAGGCAGAGCATTGAAACGGCGTTGCGTCGGATTGGCGAAGAGGGACGCGGTGCGTTGGTGTACCTCCACAATGGAAGCCGTGGCTTTGGAATCGACCGCACGGTCACGCCACCTCGCATGGTGCTGCATCGTGACGGTATAGCACGCGGCAAGGACCAGACGCAGACGCTGCGACACACCGGGATTGGCGGCCAGATCCTCTCTGATCTGGGGATTCACCGCTTGCGCCTGCTGGTGTCACGGCCCACCCACGTTCCTGCACTCCAGGGGTTTGGCGTTGAGATTGTCGAGCAGGTTCTGATGGGCGAAGCCGTCAAAGCTGTTTGA
- a CDS encoding sulfatase-like hydrolase/transferase, producing the protein MDRRDFLRKSGLAAAALTASGEIPAQTASRRRPNIILYLSDQFRWDFVGANGANSSTQTPNLDAMARRGTNFTHAITNQPVCAPSRSVLFTSRYATETGVWQNGPGMRQDLPTLAGELRKAGYSANLIGKWHLAPGNVKQGGGDGAVPPQWRGGFDDLWEGANALEHTSHPYEGTLYDRDGKEITYKDRYRVDFLTDRAEQFLRQKHDKPFFLFVSQLEPHQQNDLNRMVGPKGSAERFINAHVPPDLRAFPGDWHQQLPDYYGACESIDASVGRLHSVLKETGQDEGTIFIFFSDHGCHFMTRNTEYKRSTHNSSIRVPMIIDGPGFNGAQQISQLVGIIDMAPTLLQAAGVPIPSSWKGHSFLPLLQDGTARTAWPDQQLVQISESMTARALRTQDWTYCVADISGAKNAASPQYMEWQMYDQRNDPHELVNLAGRKEYREKAKELKALLMEHMKYAGETAEIKDATLYH; encoded by the coding sequence TTGGATCGCCGGGATTTTCTTCGTAAAAGTGGACTTGCAGCAGCCGCACTGACCGCCAGTGGTGAAATACCAGCCCAAACGGCATCTCGCCGTCGGCCGAACATCATCCTGTACCTTTCCGACCAGTTTCGCTGGGACTTTGTCGGGGCAAACGGTGCGAATAGCTCCACTCAAACGCCGAATCTGGACGCGATGGCACGTCGTGGCACCAATTTCACCCATGCCATCACGAATCAGCCGGTCTGTGCGCCATCACGCTCGGTCCTCTTTACCAGTCGTTACGCAACAGAAACCGGCGTTTGGCAAAACGGCCCCGGCATGCGGCAGGACCTGCCCACGCTGGCTGGGGAACTTCGGAAAGCTGGCTACTCCGCAAACCTGATCGGGAAATGGCATCTGGCTCCGGGCAACGTGAAGCAGGGTGGTGGCGATGGTGCCGTGCCTCCGCAATGGCGAGGTGGGTTTGACGATCTGTGGGAGGGTGCGAACGCCCTGGAGCACACCAGCCATCCGTACGAAGGCACACTCTACGATCGGGACGGCAAGGAGATTACCTACAAAGACCGTTACCGCGTAGACTTCCTGACTGATCGCGCGGAACAGTTCCTGCGCCAGAAGCACGACAAACCGTTCTTCCTCTTCGTGTCGCAACTGGAACCGCATCAACAAAACGACCTGAACCGCATGGTTGGTCCCAAAGGCTCGGCGGAGCGATTCATCAACGCTCACGTCCCTCCTGATCTTCGAGCGTTTCCCGGCGACTGGCACCAGCAATTGCCGGATTATTACGGTGCCTGCGAAAGCATTGATGCTTCGGTAGGACGCCTCCACAGCGTGCTGAAGGAAACCGGGCAGGATGAAGGCACTATCTTCATCTTCTTCTCAGACCACGGTTGCCACTTTATGACGCGCAATACCGAATACAAGCGCTCCACGCACAACAGCAGCATCCGCGTGCCCATGATCATCGACGGCCCCGGCTTCAACGGAGCGCAGCAGATCAGCCAGCTTGTGGGCATCATCGACATGGCTCCGACATTGCTGCAGGCTGCAGGTGTTCCTATTCCCTCTTCGTGGAAAGGTCATAGCTTCCTGCCGTTGCTGCAGGACGGAACTGCGCGCACCGCATGGCCAGATCAGCAATTGGTACAGATCAGCGAATCGATGACAGCGCGCGCACTTCGCACGCAGGACTGGACCTATTGCGTGGCTGACATCTCTGGCGCCAAAAACGCTGCAAGTCCGCAATACATGGAATGGCAGATGTACGACCAGCGCAACGATCCGCATGAGCTGGTGAACCTTGCCGGACGCAAAGAGTATCGCGAAAAGGCGAAGGAGCTAAAAGCGCTTCTTATGGAACACATGAAATATGCAGGCGAGACCGCTGAGATAAAAGATGCGACGCTGTACCACTAA
- a CDS encoding DUF4149 domain-containing protein: MIIAARIFRLLALAVWLGGIVYFGAVVAPGAAAIFGTTERFADFIGRSILMLHMIGIYCGIVMLVALRFLNNRAFKPLWQGILILLMLVLTFVSNRAIVLPMEHDRALAGGNISVLLPDSPLRQDFDARHQWSTRVESTVLLLGIGLAVLIGCEAGLRERITTAPPKRVFDLDDEE, encoded by the coding sequence ATGATCATCGCCGCGCGCATTTTTCGTCTGCTGGCTCTTGCTGTTTGGCTTGGTGGCATTGTCTATTTTGGAGCAGTTGTCGCACCCGGCGCAGCCGCGATCTTTGGCACCACGGAACGCTTCGCGGACTTCATTGGCCGCTCCATCCTGATGCTGCACATGATCGGCATTTATTGCGGCATCGTCATGCTCGTCGCACTGCGATTTCTGAATAACCGCGCGTTTAAACCGCTGTGGCAAGGCATTCTGATTCTGCTGATGCTTGTGCTTACGTTTGTATCCAATCGGGCGATCGTTTTGCCCATGGAACATGACCGCGCACTCGCAGGCGGCAACATCAGCGTCCTTCTGCCGGATTCACCGTTGCGCCAGGATTTCGACGCTCGGCACCAGTGGTCTACACGCGTTGAAAGCACGGTACTCTTGCTCGGCATCGGACTCGCAGTTCTCATCGGTTGCGAAGCGGGTCTGCGCGAACGCATCACCACTGCCCCGCCGAAGCGCGTCTTCGATCTGGATGACGAAGAATAA
- a CDS encoding SMR family transporter, giving the protein MVPRTASLLALAVAIIAETSATTALKASHGFTRLWPSVIVVIGYAIAFYSMTIALRTMPVGVVYAIWSGVGITLISLLGWLVYRERLDVPAVLGIVLICSGVLVIQIFSKSQAH; this is encoded by the coding sequence ATGGTTCCACGTACTGCCAGTCTGCTTGCTCTTGCGGTCGCAATCATTGCAGAGACTTCCGCGACTACAGCGTTGAAGGCGTCGCACGGTTTCACGAGACTCTGGCCTTCCGTCATCGTTGTGATTGGCTATGCCATCGCTTTTTATTCCATGACCATTGCACTTCGCACCATGCCCGTGGGCGTGGTGTATGCCATCTGGTCTGGTGTTGGCATTACGCTCATTTCACTGCTGGGATGGCTGGTGTATCGCGAACGCCTGGATGTCCCCGCCGTGCTGGGCATTGTGCTGATCTGCTCCGGCGTGCTGGTCATCCAGATCTTTTCGAAGTCGCAGGCACACTAA
- a CDS encoding VWA domain-containing protein, translating into MSRTKHTLAAMVAATMLLPVAAMAQTPQTKPAAPTQTDDAGPQQQDSPVILKKKRANAQEDEPPPPAPDEEKVKNPKELENYSIRVDVPVVTVDVSVQLQKTGQFVPGLKPENFRVTEDGVPQKLTDLRMQQKPITAVMLLEFAANSWVFIRDMQQASYVFFRQLKPEDYVAVVTYDLRTHILTDFTQDKQLTAQALQSLTIPGFSDTNEFDALSETLDRLSRIEGRKYIILVSSGRDTFSKLNLDQIYKKVRESKDITIYTVSTGGLAREISDSRGAMGSIARMDYLQADNEMKTISAMTGGQSYFPVFQGAFPEVFASINNSIRNQYVLTYHPTNTAQDGTYRKIKVDLVDREGQPLTMVDEKSKKLKYSVMARDGYRARMPVE; encoded by the coding sequence TTGAGCAGAACGAAGCACACCCTGGCTGCAATGGTTGCCGCGACAATGCTGCTGCCGGTTGCAGCCATGGCACAGACACCGCAAACCAAGCCCGCCGCGCCTACGCAGACAGACGATGCCGGGCCGCAGCAGCAGGATTCTCCCGTCATTCTGAAGAAAAAGCGTGCCAACGCACAGGAAGACGAGCCGCCACCGCCTGCTCCGGATGAGGAGAAGGTGAAGAATCCCAAGGAACTGGAGAACTACTCCATCCGCGTGGATGTGCCTGTGGTCACGGTGGATGTGAGTGTCCAGCTGCAGAAGACAGGCCAGTTTGTACCTGGTCTGAAGCCGGAAAACTTCCGTGTGACGGAAGATGGTGTGCCACAGAAACTGACCGATTTGCGTATGCAGCAGAAGCCCATTACAGCAGTGATGCTGCTGGAATTTGCGGCGAATAGCTGGGTGTTCATTCGCGATATGCAGCAGGCTTCGTATGTGTTCTTCAGGCAGTTGAAGCCGGAGGATTACGTTGCCGTGGTGACGTATGACTTGAGGACGCACATCCTGACGGACTTCACTCAGGACAAGCAGTTGACGGCACAAGCGTTGCAATCGCTGACGATTCCTGGATTCAGTGATACCAATGAGTTCGACGCTTTGTCTGAGACGCTGGATCGTCTAAGCCGCATTGAAGGCCGCAAGTACATCATCCTGGTTTCGAGCGGGCGAGATACGTTCTCAAAGCTGAACCTGGATCAGATTTACAAAAAAGTGCGCGAGTCCAAGGACATTACGATTTACACGGTAAGCACCGGCGGACTAGCGCGTGAGATATCGGATTCACGCGGTGCCATGGGCAGCATTGCACGCATGGATTATCTGCAGGCGGATAACGAGATGAAGACCATCTCGGCGATGACTGGTGGGCAGAGTTATTTCCCGGTCTTTCAGGGCGCGTTTCCAGAGGTGTTTGCGTCGATCAACAACTCAATCCGCAACCAGTATGTATTGACTTATCACCCCACCAATACAGCGCAGGATGGCACGTACCGGAAGATCAAAGTGGATCTGGTGGATCGTGAAGGCCAGCCGCTAACAATGGTGGATGAGAAGAGCAAGAAGCTGAAGTATTCGGTGATGGCGCGTGATGGATACCGTGCCCGCATGCCCGTGGAGTAA
- a CDS encoding SpoIVB peptidase S55, whose translation MILPRKATLAAAALAAVLPMAVAAAQNAAQPPLHADPFPLAEVHRGLHGTAWTVFEGTDPEPMDVEILGRLKDAIGPGQDMILARLHGAKPEFTGVVAGMSGSPVYVDGKLLGALAYRIGQFSKEPICGITPIGSMFQVRDLPTLSPPAIATPLSKASVSEASPEIHAIDTPLVFSGFSQDTVAKYADNFRNMGLEPVSGIGSASPDTRQPAPIVPGSAVSAILARGDLNVAATCTVTYVDEKQLLACGHPMTQYGDISIPMTKSEVIATLASPMNAFKIVNSTETVGSFTQDRANAVAGTFGRTARMIPVAVDITPEPGSGLPAQSLHFEVLDNRQLTPQVMLASVYQSLNQNNTAANQMSLRLTGDIALEDAEGRPGTVHLASTFAASDNQPAAQLATVSFAQKFLAVFGNDLAQPKITSIQLHAIAVPRRESAELETARLSTNEAQPGDTIQVEATIRPFQRESRVVRIPVTLPTTLTPGPLRIFVSDGPSLDRLLTPPSAAGSVNLGVQDTVAQLNRTHSNDRLYVTLLDHQTQAVTAAAALPSLPPSIANVLQPMRGTRQITFTSETAAEAGSAPAEAQLSGAEVLTIRIR comes from the coding sequence GTGATTCTTCCCCGAAAGGCTACGCTGGCAGCGGCAGCACTGGCTGCCGTTTTGCCTATGGCCGTTGCTGCGGCACAAAACGCCGCACAGCCGCCCCTGCACGCCGATCCGTTTCCGCTCGCCGAGGTTCACCGCGGCCTGCACGGCACCGCATGGACGGTCTTTGAAGGCACCGACCCCGAGCCCATGGACGTAGAAATCCTGGGACGCCTGAAAGACGCCATCGGCCCCGGCCAGGACATGATCCTGGCACGCCTCCACGGTGCCAAGCCCGAGTTCACCGGTGTGGTCGCGGGCATGAGTGGTTCACCCGTTTACGTCGACGGCAAACTTCTGGGCGCACTCGCCTATCGCATCGGTCAATTCAGCAAGGAACCCATCTGCGGCATCACGCCAATCGGCAGCATGTTCCAGGTGCGCGATCTGCCGACGCTCTCGCCGCCAGCGATCGCTACACCGCTCAGTAAAGCCTCCGTCAGCGAAGCCAGCCCGGAGATTCACGCCATTGACACTCCGCTCGTCTTCAGCGGCTTCTCGCAGGACACCGTCGCGAAATACGCCGATAACTTCCGCAACATGGGCCTTGAGCCTGTCAGCGGTATAGGCTCTGCGTCGCCGGATACACGTCAACCGGCGCCCATCGTCCCAGGTTCCGCGGTTTCCGCCATTCTCGCGCGCGGCGACCTCAACGTAGCCGCCACCTGCACCGTTACCTACGTCGATGAGAAGCAGCTCCTTGCCTGCGGCCATCCCATGACGCAGTACGGTGACATCTCCATCCCTATGACGAAATCCGAGGTGATCGCGACGCTCGCCTCTCCGATGAACGCCTTTAAGATCGTCAATTCAACGGAGACAGTCGGTTCGTTTACGCAGGACCGTGCCAACGCCGTAGCCGGCACTTTCGGTCGCACTGCCCGCATGATTCCAGTCGCGGTCGACATCACGCCGGAACCCGGCAGCGGCCTCCCTGCTCAATCACTGCATTTTGAAGTGCTGGACAACCGGCAGCTCACACCGCAGGTTATGCTGGCGTCCGTCTACCAATCGCTGAACCAGAACAATACCGCTGCCAACCAGATGAGCCTTCGCCTTACCGGCGACATTGCATTGGAAGACGCGGAGGGTCGTCCCGGTACCGTGCATCTCGCGAGCACCTTCGCTGCCTCGGACAATCAACCCGCGGCTCAGCTTGCTACTGTTTCTTTCGCGCAGAAATTCCTCGCCGTCTTCGGCAACGACCTCGCGCAACCCAAAATCACCAGCATCCAACTCCACGCCATTGCCGTACCGCGCCGCGAGTCCGCTGAACTGGAAACGGCGCGTCTCAGTACCAATGAAGCGCAACCCGGCGACACCATCCAGGTGGAAGCCACCATTCGTCCCTTCCAGCGCGAGTCCCGCGTCGTGCGCATCCCCGTTACGTTGCCAACGACGTTGACGCCCGGGCCGCTGCGCATCTTCGTCAGCGATGGCCCGTCGCTCGACCGGCTGCTCACACCACCATCTGCTGCAGGCAGCGTGAACCTCGGCGTGCAGGATACCGTCGCGCAACTGAACCGCACACACAGCAACGACCGTCTCTACGTCACGCTCCTCGACCACCAGACGCAGGCCGTCACCGCCGCGGCCGCGCTGCCATCGTTGCCGCCTTCCATTGCGAATGTGCTGCAGCCCATGCGCGGCACACGCCAGATCACGTTCACTTCTGAGACCGCCGCCGAGGCGGGCTCCGCACCCGCGGAAGCCCAACTTTCGGGCGCAGAAGTTCTCACTATTCGCATTCGTTAG
- a CDS encoding FtsX-like permease family protein, producing MRFELFIAARYLRAKRRQAVIGVITAISVAGVAAGVASLIIALAITNGMRRDLQSRLLGSTAHVDLMRVAGDGIRDWRPLLERLRQAPHVTAAAPGLYGQVLISRGPRSGGGLIKGVVPAEEKTVSDLLQSVKKGSASALESTGPMALPPIVFGSDLAETIGAGVGDTVLVTSPQGELTPLGIVPKYQRFQLVGIFHSGFYQYDSSYAFTRLMDAQRLFSEPDLTSVISFKVDDMYRAKEIGKTIEEAAGQGFQATNWIDQNRELFRALSLERIVTFIVIALIVCVAALNILIALTMLVMEKTRDIAVLMSFGVKPEQVRRIFLAQGLLISLTGTVIGLVLGYSLSWVGGHYHFIQLSAEVYSIDYLPFAPRVIDGVLVAAVSLAVSLLATLYPSGSAAKILPAEALRYE from the coding sequence ATGCGTTTTGAGCTTTTTATTGCCGCCCGTTATCTGCGCGCCAAACGGCGGCAGGCGGTCATTGGTGTGATTACGGCGATCTCCGTGGCCGGTGTGGCTGCGGGTGTCGCATCGCTGATTATTGCGCTGGCTATTACAAATGGCATGCGACGCGATTTGCAGTCCCGCTTGCTGGGGTCGACGGCACATGTGGACCTGATGCGGGTGGCGGGTGATGGTATCCGTGATTGGCGTCCGCTGTTGGAGCGGCTGCGACAGGCGCCGCATGTAACGGCGGCTGCTCCTGGACTGTATGGGCAGGTGTTGATTTCCCGTGGGCCTCGGTCCGGTGGCGGCCTGATTAAAGGCGTTGTTCCCGCGGAAGAGAAGACCGTCAGTGACCTGTTGCAATCGGTGAAGAAGGGAAGTGCTTCAGCCCTGGAAAGCACTGGTCCGATGGCCTTACCGCCGATCGTTTTTGGTTCGGACTTAGCAGAGACGATTGGTGCGGGTGTGGGCGACACCGTACTGGTGACGAGCCCGCAGGGTGAGTTAACACCGCTGGGAATTGTGCCGAAGTATCAACGGTTTCAATTGGTGGGCATCTTTCATTCTGGGTTTTATCAGTACGACTCCAGCTATGCGTTTACGCGGCTGATGGATGCGCAGCGGTTGTTCAGTGAGCCGGACCTGACCTCTGTCATTTCGTTCAAGGTGGACGACATGTACCGCGCGAAAGAGATAGGTAAGACGATTGAAGAGGCTGCGGGACAGGGCTTTCAAGCGACGAACTGGATTGATCAAAACCGTGAACTATTCCGGGCCTTATCGTTGGAGCGCATCGTTACGTTCATTGTGATTGCGTTGATTGTGTGTGTGGCGGCGCTGAATATTCTCATCGCTCTCACGATGCTGGTGATGGAGAAGACACGCGACATTGCCGTACTGATGAGCTTTGGTGTGAAGCCGGAGCAGGTACGAAGGATCTTTCTGGCACAGGGTCTGCTGATTTCGTTGACCGGTACTGTGATTGGATTGGTGCTTGGTTATTCGTTGTCGTGGGTTGGTGGGCATTACCACTTCATCCAGCTTTCGGCAGAGGTGTACTCGATTGACTATCTGCCATTTGCGCCGCGGGTGATTGACGGAGTGTTGGTGGCTGCGGTGTCTCTGGCTGTTTCGTTGCTGGCTACGCTTTATCCCAGTGGGTCGGCAGCAAAGATCTTGCCTGCTGAAGCCCTGCGGTACGAATAG
- a CDS encoding alpha/beta hydrolase, which yields MRIVAVMLALVSAVGVAQTAAPVAAPAQNAVPPGFTTSFPPDPGKTLLPLPEGHTWTPLWPDGAPGQQGNEVIDIPAVSVFLPKENPTHSLVVVAPGGGYVHLAIKHEGYDIVQWLNQHGVAAVLLRYRLGPKYHHPIELGDAQRAIRFARSHAAEWGVDTSHIGMWGFSAGGHLTSSAGTHFDAGNASATDPMDRVSSRPDFLVLAYPVISWDPTVMHAGSKKYLLGDNPDPALVTLMSSELQVTEQTPPTFLFSTTDDKTVPIANSILFYSALVKAKVPVEMHIFRHGAHGAGLATGNPELSVWPDLLLNWLKVNGWAQ from the coding sequence ATGCGAATTGTTGCTGTGATGCTTGCCCTTGTTTCAGCGGTGGGTGTGGCGCAGACGGCTGCGCCGGTTGCTGCTCCTGCTCAGAACGCAGTGCCTCCGGGCTTTACTACGTCGTTTCCGCCCGATCCCGGTAAGACTTTGCTGCCGTTGCCTGAGGGGCATACTTGGACGCCGCTTTGGCCAGATGGCGCGCCGGGACAGCAGGGAAATGAGGTTATCGACATCCCTGCAGTGAGCGTGTTCCTGCCGAAGGAAAACCCCACGCATTCACTTGTGGTGGTGGCACCAGGCGGTGGTTATGTTCACCTTGCCATCAAGCATGAGGGTTACGACATTGTGCAGTGGCTGAATCAGCATGGTGTGGCTGCTGTTCTGTTGCGCTATCGCCTGGGGCCGAAGTATCACCATCCCATTGAACTGGGTGATGCGCAGCGGGCCATCCGTTTTGCTCGTTCACACGCCGCCGAGTGGGGCGTGGATACATCGCACATCGGTATGTGGGGCTTCTCGGCTGGCGGTCATCTGACGTCGTCTGCAGGAACACACTTCGACGCGGGGAATGCTTCTGCAACCGATCCAATGGATCGCGTATCAAGCCGACCGGACTTTCTGGTGTTGGCCTATCCGGTGATTTCGTGGGATCCGACGGTGATGCATGCGGGTTCGAAGAAGTATTTATTGGGTGACAATCCTGATCCGGCACTGGTGACTCTGATGTCGAGCGAGCTGCAGGTAACGGAGCAGACACCTCCGACTTTCCTGTTCAGCACAACCGATGACAAGACTGTGCCAATTGCTAATTCGATTCTTTTCTATTCCGCGCTGGTGAAAGCGAAAGTGCCGGTTGAGATGCATATCTTTCGGCACGGGGCGCACGGAGCGGGATTGGCTACAGGGAATCCAGAACTGAGCGTTTGGCCGGATTTGTTGCTGAACTGGCTAAAGGTGAATGGCTGGGCGCAGTAG